A single genomic interval of Propionispora hippei DSM 15287 harbors:
- a CDS encoding phosphomannomutase/phosphoglucomutase — MSIFHACDIRGIADTELTEAVARKIARAVGIKLTGRRVVVGGDVRLSTPRLQAIMVEELAAAGCEVMDIGTVATPVFYFALKNMDAFGGVMVTASHNPAPYNGFKLVLGPQPVTEADIREIERLVNDGAVIRSEGSVTKADIIGRYIEYTAGKARQNGMKVVLDAGNGATADIVPRLFRTLGYQVEELFCQPDGKFPNRSPNPALAENLAALGAKVREVGAQIGVAFDGDGDRVAFVDENGRAVDNDDIMVLIARYYLERQPGTIIYDAKCSMVVPEEVAKAGGKAVMARAGHTFSKAAFLREKALFAGEISGHFFFSEMGYDDGMFAGLKVCEFVAEHGSLAALIDAIPNYSLTPDIRVCYTGTDKAAILAGVAERLAAYQPNLIDGVRVEFADGWGMIRASVTEPLFTLRFEAKTPERLREIMDLLVAALPVNLQITVSEAINKL, encoded by the coding sequence ATGAGCATATTTCACGCATGCGATATTCGCGGCATTGCGGATACTGAGCTTACGGAAGCCGTGGCACGCAAGATTGCCAGGGCTGTGGGAATTAAATTAACCGGGCGAAGAGTTGTGGTCGGCGGTGATGTGCGGCTGTCTACGCCGCGGCTGCAGGCGATCATGGTGGAGGAGCTGGCTGCTGCGGGTTGCGAAGTCATGGATATAGGCACGGTAGCTACGCCTGTTTTCTATTTTGCGTTAAAAAATATGGACGCCTTTGGCGGGGTGATGGTCACGGCGTCGCATAATCCGGCTCCCTATAACGGCTTTAAGCTGGTGCTTGGGCCCCAGCCGGTTACGGAAGCGGATATCCGGGAAATTGAACGTCTGGTTAATGACGGCGCAGTCATCCGGAGCGAAGGCTCTGTGACGAAGGCGGACATTATTGGCCGGTACATAGAATATACGGCCGGAAAGGCCCGGCAAAACGGAATGAAGGTTGTGCTGGATGCCGGCAACGGCGCTACGGCCGACATTGTTCCCCGGTTGTTTCGCACACTAGGTTATCAGGTGGAGGAGCTTTTTTGCCAGCCTGACGGGAAATTTCCCAACCGGTCTCCCAATCCGGCGCTGGCGGAAAACCTGGCAGCTCTCGGCGCCAAGGTCCGCGAGGTCGGCGCTCAGATCGGCGTGGCTTTTGACGGCGACGGTGACAGGGTGGCTTTTGTCGATGAAAATGGACGGGCTGTGGATAATGACGATATCATGGTGTTGATTGCCCGTTACTATCTGGAGCGGCAACCGGGTACTATCATTTATGACGCCAAATGCTCGATGGTTGTGCCGGAGGAGGTAGCCAAAGCCGGCGGCAAAGCCGTTATGGCCCGTGCCGGCCACACGTTCAGCAAAGCGGCGTTTCTCCGGGAAAAGGCGCTGTTTGCCGGTGAGATCAGCGGCCATTTCTTCTTTTCCGAAATGGGCTATGACGACGGCATGTTTGCCGGGCTAAAGGTTTGTGAATTCGTGGCGGAACATGGTTCGCTGGCGGCGTTGATTGACGCTATTCCCAACTATAGTCTGACGCCGGATATCCGGGTTTGCTATACCGGGACGGACAAGGCGGCGATTCTGGCTGGCGTGGCCGAACGGCTGGCGGCATACCAACCCAACCTGATTGACGGCGTACGGGTGGAATTTGCCGACGGCTGGGGTATGATCCGGGCCTCGGTTACCGAACCTTTATTTACCCTGCGGTTCGAGGCTAAGACCCCGGAGCGGCTGCGCGAGATTATGGACTTGTTGGTTGCTGCGTTGCCGGTAAACTTGCAGATAACGGTCAGCGAAGCGATAAACAAGCTGTAG
- a CDS encoding peptidase MA family metallohydrolase encodes MRIAGNQQEVTLLAGVIGVALLFLLLLHGPVRLQAWLYPLARQAAQAKIQFETRNMERFETEHFVIKYTPADQASLTLVGEAAEAAYRPVTQIMGYQPAGKTLIVIYPDKTELRKAFGWSGDQSAMGVYWGGAIQLLSPQAWLQQDGDQKEQFIRTGPMVHEYTHLVFDYMTNGNYPRWFTEGLAQYVEYRVNRYEWVTAKNKLTGNLYSMAELEGGFDDLPNQALAYRESLAAIRYIAEVHGQDKLNGIISRLQQGVPVKTAIETVLGMDYDQFNREWPDWAKSHMQQDTWDVK; translated from the coding sequence ATGCGCATAGCAGGAAACCAGCAGGAAGTAACCTTGCTGGCTGGTGTTATCGGTGTGGCTTTACTGTTTTTACTGTTACTTCATGGGCCGGTAAGGCTGCAAGCTTGGCTGTATCCGCTGGCAAGACAGGCGGCACAAGCCAAAATACAGTTTGAGACCCGTAACATGGAGCGATTTGAAACAGAACATTTTGTGATTAAATATACTCCGGCCGATCAGGCATCGCTGACTTTGGTAGGCGAAGCCGCCGAAGCGGCCTACCGGCCGGTTACCCAAATAATGGGTTACCAGCCGGCAGGAAAGACGCTGATCGTTATTTATCCGGACAAAACAGAGCTGCGTAAAGCCTTTGGCTGGTCCGGCGACCAGAGCGCCATGGGCGTGTACTGGGGCGGCGCTATTCAGCTTTTATCGCCGCAGGCCTGGCTGCAGCAGGATGGCGACCAGAAGGAACAGTTTATCCGGACCGGTCCGATGGTCCATGAATATACCCATCTGGTCTTTGACTATATGACCAATGGCAATTATCCACGCTGGTTTACGGAAGGCCTGGCCCAGTACGTGGAATACCGGGTAAACCGGTATGAGTGGGTGACTGCCAAGAACAAACTGACCGGCAATCTGTACTCGATGGCGGAACTGGAAGGCGGTTTTGACGATTTGCCTAATCAGGCGCTGGCCTATCGTGAATCACTGGCGGCGATTCGCTATATTGCTGAAGTGCATGGCCAGGATAAGCTCAACGGTATTATTAGCCGCCTGCAGCAGGGTGTTCCCGTCAAAACGGCAATTGAAACGGTGCTGGGGATGGACTATGACCAGTTTAACCGGGAATGGCCGGACTGGGCTAAGAGCCATATGCAGCAGGATACCTGGGATGTGAAATAA
- a CDS encoding Fur family transcriptional regulator yields the protein MDSITTLLRNRGFKVTPQRLAIYKVLVNTRSHPSAEMIFNDLQPVYPTMSLATVYKTIEILQELGLVQRLNVGEDSFRYDAIVDTHPHIRCLGCGRVDDLEEVDSQEFVKSIDETTSYKITGQQFYFFGYCPVCQKQKKHQN from the coding sequence ATGGATTCAATTACAACGTTACTCAGGAACAGAGGGTTTAAAGTTACTCCCCAGCGACTGGCCATTTACAAAGTGCTGGTCAATACCAGGTCACACCCCAGTGCCGAAATGATTTTCAATGATTTGCAGCCCGTATATCCTACGATGAGTCTGGCAACCGTGTATAAGACAATTGAGATTTTGCAGGAGCTTGGTTTGGTGCAGCGCCTGAATGTCGGCGAGGACAGCTTCCGCTACGATGCCATCGTGGATACTCATCCGCATATCCGATGTCTGGGCTGCGGCCGGGTGGATGATCTGGAGGAGGTCGATTCCCAGGAGTTCGTGAAATCCATTGACGAGACAACTTCCTATAAAATAACCGGGCAGCAATTTTATTTCTTTGGCTATTGCCCGGTTTGTCAGAAACAAAAGAAGCATCAAAATTAA
- a CDS encoding diacylglycerol/lipid kinase family protein — MKRFLLIYNPLSGNAYFKNELDAAIRLFQRQQCLLIPARTESKEDTPRFVRLAEELHADGIIAAGGDGTLHEVINAMLEAETALPLGIIPCGTSNDFATFLKISRDIEQCVQIICQGHWQTIDVGLINNKYFINVASAGLLASVVHNTDTALKNTLGKVAYYLKTLETIPYFRSLPIEINADGMVIKDDILLFLVMNSGAAGGFPNLAPKARLDDGKLDLLIVTRCNVTEFMRLLINLATGNHTNHKNITYLQARNITITCDEMLESDLDGERGPYLPLTLSVIPNRVKVFMPL, encoded by the coding sequence GTGAAGCGTTTTTTACTAATTTACAATCCACTTTCCGGCAATGCTTATTTTAAAAATGAGCTGGATGCCGCCATACGTCTGTTTCAACGCCAGCAGTGCCTGCTAATCCCGGCCCGCACCGAAAGCAAGGAGGATACGCCGCGCTTTGTCCGGCTTGCCGAAGAACTACACGCTGACGGAATTATCGCCGCCGGCGGCGACGGCACCCTGCATGAGGTTATCAATGCCATGCTGGAGGCCGAAACAGCTCTGCCGCTTGGGATTATTCCCTGTGGCACCAGCAACGACTTTGCTACCTTCTTAAAAATATCCCGCGACATTGAGCAATGCGTCCAGATTATCTGTCAGGGCCATTGGCAAACCATTGATGTCGGCCTGATCAACAATAAATACTTTATCAACGTTGCCTCTGCCGGGCTACTGGCTTCGGTAGTCCACAACACCGATACGGCCTTAAAGAACACCTTGGGCAAAGTAGCCTATTACCTGAAAACCCTGGAAACCATCCCTTATTTCCGCTCTCTGCCAATTGAAATCAATGCTGACGGCATGGTAATTAAAGATGACATTCTGCTCTTTCTGGTTATGAACAGCGGCGCCGCCGGCGGCTTTCCCAATCTGGCTCCGAAGGCCAGACTGGATGACGGCAAACTGGACCTGTTGATTGTAACCCGCTGTAATGTCACCGAGTTTATGCGCCTGTTAATCAACCTGGCCACCGGCAACCATACCAATCACAAAAACATCACCTACCTGCAGGCCCGGAATATCACCATCACCTGCGACGAAATGCTGGAAAGCGATCTGGACGGCGAGCGGGGCCCCTACCTGCCGCTGACGCTTTCGGTTATTCCCAACCGGGTGAAAGTGTTTATGCCGCTATAG
- a CDS encoding spore coat protein — translation MAQGQQKGGSQSNQMVINGQGMQYTDRDILQVCLNETKHTAESLNTYILEACSDQLRRDYMTVLGDLYSQQKQLFDVMQQKGYYDVKNANAQDISQAASKFSSQNG, via the coding sequence GTGGCACAAGGTCAGCAAAAAGGCGGAAGTCAGTCCAATCAAATGGTCATCAACGGACAGGGGATGCAGTATACCGACCGTGATATTCTGCAGGTATGCCTGAATGAAACAAAACACACGGCCGAATCCCTGAACACCTATATCCTGGAGGCCTGCAGCGATCAACTGCGCCGGGACTATATGACTGTTTTGGGGGATTTATATAGCCAGCAAAAACAACTGTTTGATGTAATGCAGCAAAAAGGCTATTACGACGTGAAAAACGCCAATGCCCAGGATATTTCCCAGGCAGCCAGCAAGTTTAGCAGCCAAAACGGCTAA
- a CDS encoding ferritin family protein, translating into MLSQKELMQIEDFLGMEQTSVKMLNYFATNVQDNQVKQLFQQMAQKNQQHFQTISKHLNAGQTLQ; encoded by the coding sequence GTGTTATCACAAAAGGAGCTAATGCAGATTGAGGATTTTCTGGGCATGGAGCAAACTAGTGTGAAAATGTTGAACTATTTCGCCACCAACGTACAGGATAATCAGGTGAAGCAGTTATTTCAGCAGATGGCCCAAAAAAATCAGCAGCATTTTCAAACCATCAGCAAGCATCTGAACGCAGGACAAACGCTGCAATAA
- a CDS encoding diguanylate cyclase → MSPLLDKAKIKLSLLAVGFVLFGILGLISWRPGLFYFVFPVETYLFMHTIFEFSSIIIGISVFLIVWYSWPQTHNGRDLVIGISFLAVGLFEWAHILACNGIADSFLINRENQTAAFALASRFFAAAGLFFAAFTPRRGRYRLSDRLHFTCSGIGVAAGVMLVILGFSNYLPTMYRHGQPDGAFLVGVESVIVGLHIAALYRFARRSPGEQHVCQLRTALVCSLAGEIAVMGFGTGGHDSYELMGSLYRLGAYCFVLKALFGTSVLHPYIRISRLARSLRNLSVRNAKLYKEAQNNHQLLKETLVQLGAMVASKNNLEEMLEQVIRSAAAVFKCDHAYLALAEGEPARLKLVAYISSFKPPAELLPDQSLLGEVFASRQAIVIDSFAQAPKKVAHTLDAAGLHSMVGAPIRHNGDIIGAIGLFSRRFGNFTDSDAALLTVFSHQAGEAIKNARFFAHTVQSLNDLRVLYDIVKEIAVQLSPSDLLCQVTMKLQSLFQADGAVAFIMHHRDDGLHTEKVFSENFTDGEIKNLGKVFSDNKTSWPWGDLEESLVTMSILNQRRLHIMPLISGGILQGLLVFSWQDPKIEIPSGLEIILSTIARQTAVGLERAYLYDNIREMALTDALTRLPNRRQFDSCLTKEFNRAVVYRRPITLVMLDIDFFKKVNDTWGHLAGDAILQQLGTKIKSLFRNTDFPARYGGEEFAVILPETAEAQAWELAEHFRLQIAAESFQVEENCIKITVSLGLATVSDDMLFKMTATRLLETADQALYEAKQSGRNRVVVWQKNA, encoded by the coding sequence ATGTCCCCATTGCTAGACAAAGCAAAAATCAAGTTAAGTTTGCTGGCAGTCGGGTTTGTCCTGTTCGGAATTCTGGGATTGATATCCTGGCGGCCGGGGCTATTTTATTTCGTTTTTCCGGTGGAGACCTACTTGTTTATGCATACTATATTCGAGTTTTCCAGCATCATTATTGGCATTTCCGTGTTCTTGATTGTTTGGTATAGCTGGCCGCAAACCCATAACGGACGGGATTTGGTCATCGGGATATCCTTTCTTGCCGTTGGCTTGTTTGAATGGGCCCATATTCTGGCCTGTAATGGAATTGCTGACAGTTTTCTCATTAACCGTGAAAACCAGACTGCGGCTTTTGCCCTGGCAAGCAGGTTTTTTGCGGCAGCCGGGCTTTTTTTTGCCGCTTTCACTCCCCGCCGCGGCCGTTATAGACTATCTGACCGCCTGCATTTCACCTGTTCGGGAATCGGTGTAGCGGCCGGGGTGATGCTGGTTATTCTCGGATTTTCCAATTACCTGCCAACCATGTACCGCCATGGCCAGCCTGATGGTGCTTTTCTTGTAGGAGTAGAGAGTGTGATCGTTGGCTTGCATATTGCCGCTTTGTACCGGTTTGCCCGGCGCAGTCCCGGTGAACAGCATGTCTGCCAGTTGCGCACCGCTCTCGTTTGCAGTCTGGCTGGCGAGATCGCTGTCATGGGTTTTGGCACAGGCGGTCACGACAGCTATGAACTTATGGGCAGTCTGTATCGGCTGGGCGCCTATTGTTTTGTCCTGAAAGCGCTGTTCGGAACTTCGGTGCTCCACCCCTATATCCGGATTTCCCGGCTGGCCAGATCACTGCGCAACTTGTCGGTACGCAATGCCAAGCTGTACAAAGAGGCACAGAACAACCATCAGCTGCTTAAAGAAACGTTAGTTCAGCTCGGTGCAATGGTGGCTTCCAAGAACAATCTGGAGGAGATGCTGGAACAGGTTATCCGTTCGGCGGCGGCTGTATTTAAATGTGATCATGCTTATCTGGCATTGGCCGAGGGTGAACCGGCCAGATTGAAGCTGGTTGCCTATATCAGCAGTTTTAAACCACCGGCCGAGTTATTGCCGGATCAAAGCCTGCTGGGAGAGGTATTTGCCAGCAGGCAGGCTATCGTCATTGACAGCTTTGCCCAAGCGCCCAAGAAGGTCGCCCATACGCTGGATGCGGCCGGACTTCATTCCATGGTGGGGGCGCCTATCCGGCATAATGGAGATATCATCGGTGCGATCGGACTTTTCTCCCGGCGGTTCGGTAATTTTACCGACAGCGATGCCGCTCTTTTGACGGTGTTTTCCCATCAGGCCGGCGAAGCGATCAAGAACGCCCGGTTTTTTGCCCATACCGTGCAGAGCCTGAATGATCTTAGGGTGCTCTACGATATTGTCAAAGAGATTGCCGTGCAGTTGTCACCAAGCGATCTATTGTGTCAGGTGACAATGAAGCTGCAAAGTCTGTTTCAGGCCGACGGGGCGGTTGCCTTTATCATGCATCACCGGGATGACGGTTTGCATACGGAAAAAGTGTTTAGTGAGAATTTCACCGACGGCGAGATTAAAAACCTGGGCAAGGTGTTTTCTGATAATAAAACAAGCTGGCCCTGGGGTGATCTGGAGGAAAGCCTTGTTACCATGTCCATTCTCAATCAGCGACGGCTGCACATTATGCCGTTAATATCGGGCGGCATTCTGCAGGGCCTGTTGGTGTTTAGCTGGCAGGATCCGAAAATCGAGATTCCCTCCGGTCTGGAAATTATTTTGAGCACCATTGCCCGCCAAACGGCAGTGGGGCTGGAGCGGGCCTATCTATATGACAACATCCGGGAAATGGCTCTGACCGATGCTCTGACTAGGCTGCCCAACCGGCGACAGTTTGACAGTTGTCTGACAAAGGAGTTTAACCGGGCTGTGGTGTATCGTCGACCGATTACCCTGGTCATGCTGGATATTGACTTTTTTAAGAAAGTCAATGATACCTGGGGGCATTTGGCGGGAGACGCTATTTTACAACAACTGGGCACAAAAATAAAATCCCTGTTCCGTAATACCGACTTCCCGGCCCGTTACGGCGGCGAGGAGTTTGCCGTCATCCTGCCGGAGACAGCCGAGGCGCAGGCCTGGGAACTGGCGGAGCATTTCCGTCTGCAGATCGCGGCAGAATCTTTTCAGGTGGAGGAAAACTGCATCAAGATTACCGTAAGCCTGGGCTTGGCAACGGTGTCCGACGATATGCTGTTCAAGATGACGGCTACCCGCTTGCTGGAAACGGCTGATCAGGCACTGTATGAAGCAAAGCAAAGCGGTCGCAACCGGGTGGTTGTCTGGCAAAAGAATGCGTGA
- a CDS encoding HD-GYP domain-containing protein, which yields MRVENAKAGMVLAKDLTDTAGKLLLEKGITLTEAYIHRLKQLGIPHVYVSDPYADSLRPPDVITTALRTELFHCFTYIFKATTEEFLQSEQRSVLLRRLATATDTTITHLEQHMPQIMNCQIRQPSPDDSNHAINVCLLSVITGLYLKMPRPILRDLALGALLHDTGKNIIPLASDGNLSAGDLHTALGHQFLLKTGVGKTVAGIAAQHHEHYDGTGVPNGLSGQAIHPLARLVAIANRYDRDVAQAMLDGTPLHEISERMMSAGNTLYDLNLLKAFFHTVVVYPVGSLVRLNTGQTGYVINNRMHFPLRPTIRLVINQGQTAMDINLVYRPTLTITELIEA from the coding sequence ATGCGTGTGGAAAACGCGAAAGCCGGTATGGTGCTTGCCAAAGATCTTACTGATACAGCCGGCAAACTATTACTGGAAAAAGGAATTACCTTAACCGAGGCATATATTCATCGTCTAAAGCAGCTTGGTATTCCACATGTGTATGTTAGCGATCCCTATGCCGATTCCCTGCGGCCGCCCGATGTCATCACGACCGCCCTGCGAACCGAACTGTTCCATTGCTTTACATATATTTTCAAAGCCACCACCGAGGAGTTTCTGCAGTCGGAGCAGCGCAGCGTCTTGCTTCGCCGGCTGGCAACGGCAACCGATACCACCATTACCCATTTGGAACAGCACATGCCGCAAATCATGAACTGCCAAATCCGCCAGCCTTCGCCGGATGACAGCAACCATGCTATTAATGTTTGCCTGCTGTCTGTTATTACCGGGCTGTATCTCAAGATGCCGCGCCCGATTTTGCGGGACCTGGCGCTGGGGGCGCTTCTGCACGACACCGGTAAGAACATCATCCCCCTGGCCTCTGACGGCAACTTGTCGGCCGGGGATCTTCATACCGCCCTGGGCCATCAATTTCTGCTAAAGACAGGCGTCGGTAAGACCGTCGCCGGCATCGCGGCCCAGCATCATGAGCACTACGACGGCACCGGCGTACCGAATGGCTTGTCCGGACAAGCCATTCATCCGCTGGCCCGTCTGGTGGCAATTGCCAATCGCTATGACCGGGATGTTGCCCAGGCCATGCTGGACGGAACCCCGCTGCATGAAATATCGGAGCGGATGATGTCCGCCGGTAATACTTTATATGATTTGAACTTGCTGAAGGCTTTTTTCCATACTGTAGTGGTTTATCCTGTTGGCTCCCTGGTCCGTCTCAATACCGGACAAACCGGCTATGTGATCAACAACCGGATGCATTTCCCGTTACGTCCCACCATTCGCCTTGTTATCAATCAGGGACAGACCGCGATGGACATCAATCTGGTCTACCGGCCCACGCTGACCATTACCGAGTTAATTGAAGCCTAA